From a single Pseudalkalibacillus hwajinpoensis genomic region:
- a CDS encoding fumarylacetoacetate hydrolase family protein codes for MRFISFRLKEEKRFGVWLQEEEIVIDLHSYYLDREERINTLLAFIQSGKQVNEEWQEISSTYHIPYHDVVLEAPIPRPAKNVFCVGKNYRDHAIEMGSEKDIPEHPMIFTKAPTTVSAPHEVLTFPKDMSEALDYEGELAVVIGQEGKRIAKEDAFDYIFGYTIVNDLTARDLQKKHGQFFVGKSLDGSCPMGPAIVHASAIENPHQLTLTTRVNKELRQNGSTSDLIFDIPELIHVLSKGMTLEPGDIIATGTPAGVGKGFKPPKYLTDGDVISIEIEGIGTLQNEIRK; via the coding sequence ATGAGATTTATCTCATTTCGATTAAAAGAAGAAAAACGTTTTGGAGTCTGGCTTCAAGAAGAGGAAATTGTAATCGATTTGCATAGCTATTACTTGGACCGGGAGGAGAGGATCAATACATTGCTTGCGTTTATCCAGTCAGGTAAGCAGGTGAATGAAGAGTGGCAAGAAATCTCGTCAACCTACCATATTCCTTATCACGATGTCGTCCTTGAAGCACCAATCCCTCGCCCGGCTAAAAACGTGTTTTGTGTTGGGAAGAACTATCGAGACCATGCGATTGAAATGGGGAGCGAGAAAGATATTCCGGAACACCCTATGATTTTCACAAAAGCCCCTACCACTGTAAGTGCACCGCATGAGGTGCTTACTTTTCCGAAAGATATGTCAGAAGCGCTTGATTATGAGGGCGAACTTGCCGTCGTGATCGGCCAGGAAGGTAAGAGAATTGCGAAAGAGGATGCGTTTGATTATATTTTTGGATATACGATCGTGAACGACTTGACCGCACGGGATCTTCAGAAAAAACACGGTCAATTTTTTGTTGGAAAAAGCCTTGATGGTTCATGTCCTATGGGACCTGCGATTGTGCACGCATCTGCGATTGAAAACCCTCATCAGCTCACACTAACAACCAGAGTGAATAAGGAGCTAAGGCAGAATGGGAGTACTTCAGATCTTATTTTTGATATTCCAGAGCTTATTCACGTTTTATCAAAAGGAATGACACTTGAGCCTGGTGACATTATTGCAACCGGGACTCCTGCAGGCGTAGGGAAAGGCTTTAAACCACCGAAATATCTTACAGATGGTGATGTCATTTCCATTGAAATAGAAGGAATTGGCACGCTTCAAAATGAAATAAGAAAGTGA
- a CDS encoding exonuclease SbcCD subunit D gives MRLLHTADWHLGKTLEGRSRLPEQREFLNELTTIADDEQVDAILMAGDVFDTVNPPAAAETLFYEAAVKLTSNGERPLIIISGNHDNPERLAASRPLANTNGITIIGFPTKEAVQLTVRNGQKLSVAALPYPSESRLNECLTESQEEDVLQMAYDDRVEMMFRDLASACPEDAVNVAMSHIYVAGSRESDSERPIQVGGAYTVSANSLPEQAQYVALGHLHRPQTITNGSALARYSGSPLAYSFSEANQAKSVTIIDIEPGGLAHHREVHLLSGKPLVRWIADQGMDQVYTWLEEGKDEDAWIDLEIHLQDTLSIEEIHLLRSRHDGFIHIRPVFNQKEWQEKVSYSSLPIEELFKRFYEQQTDGAEPDDELIQLFLELSQSEDDR, from the coding sequence ATGAGATTGCTTCACACCGCAGATTGGCACCTCGGAAAAACGCTAGAAGGAAGAAGCCGTTTGCCAGAACAAAGAGAGTTTCTTAACGAGCTAACTACAATTGCGGATGACGAACAAGTGGATGCCATTCTTATGGCCGGGGACGTATTTGATACCGTTAATCCTCCTGCAGCAGCGGAAACGCTTTTCTACGAAGCGGCTGTCAAACTGACGAGCAATGGTGAGCGGCCGCTTATTATCATTTCAGGGAATCATGATAATCCTGAGAGGCTAGCAGCCTCCCGTCCACTTGCGAATACGAATGGAATTACGATCATCGGATTTCCAACTAAAGAGGCCGTACAATTAACGGTCAGGAACGGGCAAAAGCTTTCGGTTGCGGCTTTGCCATACCCTTCTGAATCAAGATTAAATGAATGCCTAACGGAAAGTCAGGAAGAAGACGTGCTTCAGATGGCCTATGATGATCGGGTTGAAATGATGTTTCGTGATCTTGCTTCTGCCTGTCCAGAAGATGCCGTAAATGTAGCGATGAGTCATATTTACGTTGCCGGAAGTAGAGAAAGCGATTCGGAACGTCCTATTCAGGTGGGTGGCGCTTATACAGTTTCAGCGAATTCACTTCCTGAGCAGGCGCAATATGTGGCGCTTGGTCACCTTCATCGCCCCCAAACGATTACGAACGGTTCAGCCCTTGCTCGCTATTCGGGTTCGCCACTTGCATATAGCTTTTCAGAAGCGAATCAGGCAAAATCCGTTACGATTATTGACATTGAGCCGGGTGGTCTAGCTCATCACCGAGAAGTACATCTACTATCAGGTAAACCACTTGTTCGCTGGATTGCCGATCAGGGAATGGATCAGGTCTATACATGGTTAGAAGAAGGAAAAGACGAGGATGCATGGATTGATTTGGAAATCCATTTACAAGATACGCTTTCAATTGAAGAAATCCATCTTCTTAGAAGTCGTCATGATGGATTTATACATATCCGACCGGTATTTAATCAAAAAGAGTGGCAGGAAAAAGTGTCATATTCCAGTCTACCAATTGAAGAGTTATTTAAGCGGTTTTACGAACAGCAAACCGATGGGGCAGAACCTGATGATGAGCTTATTCAACTCTTTTTAGAACTCTCCCAATCAGAAGATGATCGGTAA
- a CDS encoding SMC family ATPase has protein sequence MKPIRLTVSGLHSFREKQEIDFETLCQGGIFGIFGPTGSGKSSLLDAMTLALYGKVERATNNTQGIMNHAEDTLSVSFTFALGEKLRYQVERSYKRSGDVSIRSANSRLIEIGEEHTVLADKDRDVSQKIQEILGLTIDDFTRAVVLPQGKFAEFLSLKGTERRQMLQRLFQLEKYGDQFNRRLRARVDEKRYYLNEVTAEQTGLGEASKENLKDARESLQRTEEAAEKAKVDLDAAEKRKEEVSKNWSLQQELVQLNKKKESLSDKSEDIEMLEAEIKKALAASQLKPYLDAVEATEIEALAADSRYEETKQNLEESKKIYLSSRQKYDLLRAKQQEQEPVLIKRLNDLERGMGLEKELSRLKGQWNTRLEQRQSFETEAKETSERTEKAEQDLKVARSLQNDLNSQLIDLNVSPEERKRMSRAQGLKTEWQSITKQAEEALGEESKLLGERERLEPLINEVNKHLEKTKESYLAYFKALVSLYNTVSSNKLSLDQHIARLGARIHESYQKLEESRTHAIAIQLASELHEGDSCPVCGAKEHVKLAEGEDHTLKWQHRIQQDEQMRDMLKDQLQHAKQLHYQLEQLSDRMTEQDERLRDVQQNDSTEVKQNLSDEERITELKSLIQDARELEEKIKQTGKSLQEDQAKRSEQTYRLEQLQLQLDSQVEKRRERSKQLEEIEKTIEQELSLKIEEIDPESKKIEKMDQQANVVRERLSKSVPYIEEKEKRLNTLQEMGQKHSVRIAELTSSLSELQEQIQKMEGEYKAIAGNSTAEAGFNQVDHQLKTLRNQEKAVSEELKKADERYQQTERKAAADRSYSKDVKRRLQDAMSTYQTAENGSIFSGRNQVRKAEAPMDKRIEWEQQVEAYRKEWNQTEHALSELEKKLSGTRTTEEEWKESIQQADDARIVREEALSLYAASRHHLEDVSRRHERYMELEQKRKTASDELEKLGKLQTVFRGNSFVEFIASEQLEQVSLNASQKLGDLTSQRYAIEVDSSGGFLIRDDANGGVRRPVSTLSGGETFLTSLALALALSGQIQLRGAHPLQFFFLDEGFGTLDESLLDTVITSLEKLQNESLSVGVISHVPELRARLPRKVIVSPSEPSGRGSRIEMESL, from the coding sequence ATGAAACCAATCCGTCTAACAGTATCAGGGTTACATAGTTTTAGAGAAAAGCAGGAAATTGATTTTGAAACACTTTGTCAGGGAGGGATCTTCGGAATATTTGGCCCTACCGGAAGTGGAAAATCGTCCCTACTTGATGCGATGACGCTTGCTCTTTATGGAAAAGTAGAACGTGCAACTAATAACACCCAGGGGATAATGAACCATGCGGAAGATACGCTTTCCGTGTCGTTTACGTTCGCGCTAGGTGAAAAGTTGCGCTATCAAGTGGAACGCAGTTATAAGCGATCAGGGGATGTTTCCATACGTTCTGCTAATTCAAGACTGATTGAAATTGGGGAAGAACATACGGTCCTTGCTGATAAAGATCGAGACGTATCACAAAAGATCCAGGAAATCCTCGGATTAACGATCGATGATTTTACACGCGCCGTTGTCCTTCCTCAGGGGAAATTTGCAGAGTTTCTATCATTGAAAGGGACGGAAAGACGCCAGATGCTGCAGAGACTTTTTCAATTAGAAAAATATGGGGATCAATTTAATCGCCGTCTCAGGGCACGAGTTGACGAGAAGAGATATTATTTGAACGAAGTAACTGCTGAGCAAACCGGACTCGGGGAAGCTTCGAAAGAGAACCTGAAGGATGCCAGAGAGTCACTTCAGAGAACCGAAGAAGCAGCAGAGAAAGCAAAAGTAGACCTGGATGCTGCTGAGAAGAGAAAAGAAGAGGTTTCAAAAAACTGGTCCTTGCAGCAGGAGCTTGTTCAATTGAATAAAAAGAAAGAATCGCTTTCAGATAAAAGTGAAGATATCGAGATGCTTGAAGCTGAAATCAAAAAAGCGTTGGCTGCATCCCAACTGAAACCTTATCTTGATGCAGTTGAAGCTACCGAGATAGAAGCATTAGCAGCAGATAGTCGGTATGAAGAAACAAAACAGAACCTCGAGGAATCAAAGAAGATCTATCTGTCGTCAAGACAGAAATATGACTTGTTGAGGGCAAAACAACAGGAACAGGAGCCGGTCCTGATCAAGCGACTCAATGATCTAGAACGTGGTATGGGTCTTGAGAAAGAGTTATCACGTCTTAAAGGACAATGGAACACGCGTTTAGAGCAGCGTCAATCATTCGAAACAGAGGCGAAAGAGACGAGTGAACGGACAGAGAAAGCAGAGCAGGATTTAAAAGTAGCTAGATCACTTCAGAACGACTTGAACTCTCAGCTGATTGACCTGAATGTGTCTCCTGAAGAACGGAAGCGAATGTCAAGGGCTCAGGGTCTAAAGACGGAATGGCAATCAATAACAAAACAGGCGGAGGAAGCGCTCGGGGAAGAGAGTAAACTTCTTGGAGAACGTGAGCGTCTTGAGCCTTTGATAAACGAAGTGAATAAGCATTTAGAAAAAACAAAAGAAAGTTACCTTGCTTATTTCAAAGCATTGGTCTCTCTTTATAACACCGTTTCCTCCAATAAACTCTCCCTTGATCAGCATATAGCGCGACTGGGGGCTCGCATTCACGAGTCTTATCAAAAGCTAGAGGAAAGTCGCACTCACGCAATTGCTATTCAACTCGCTTCAGAGCTTCATGAAGGAGATTCATGTCCGGTCTGTGGTGCGAAGGAGCACGTTAAGCTTGCGGAAGGTGAAGATCACACTCTTAAGTGGCAGCATCGCATTCAGCAGGATGAACAGATGCGTGATATGTTGAAAGACCAGCTCCAACATGCAAAGCAGCTTCACTATCAACTAGAGCAGCTTTCAGATCGAATGACCGAGCAGGATGAACGTCTGCGTGACGTTCAGCAAAACGATTCAACTGAAGTGAAACAAAATCTTTCCGATGAAGAACGCATTACTGAATTGAAATCACTCATCCAGGACGCTCGTGAACTGGAAGAGAAAATCAAACAGACAGGCAAATCTCTTCAGGAGGATCAGGCTAAACGTTCCGAGCAAACCTACCGTCTTGAGCAGCTCCAACTTCAACTTGATTCCCAGGTTGAGAAGCGTCGTGAACGATCGAAACAGCTAGAAGAAATAGAGAAGACAATCGAACAGGAGCTTTCCTTGAAGATTGAGGAAATTGATCCTGAAAGTAAGAAGATAGAGAAAATGGATCAGCAGGCAAACGTGGTCCGTGAACGTCTTTCAAAAAGCGTTCCATATATTGAAGAGAAAGAAAAACGTCTCAACACTTTGCAGGAAATGGGTCAGAAGCATTCCGTTCGAATAGCAGAGCTTACAAGTTCCCTTTCGGAGCTTCAGGAGCAGATTCAGAAGATGGAAGGTGAGTACAAAGCCATTGCTGGAAATTCAACCGCGGAGGCAGGGTTCAATCAGGTTGATCATCAGTTAAAAACACTTCGGAACCAAGAAAAGGCAGTCTCAGAAGAGTTGAAGAAAGCTGACGAAAGATACCAGCAGACTGAGAGAAAGGCTGCGGCTGACAGGAGTTATTCTAAAGATGTTAAACGCCGTTTACAGGATGCGATGTCAACCTATCAGACAGCTGAAAACGGTTCGATTTTTTCAGGTCGCAACCAGGTAAGGAAAGCAGAAGCTCCTATGGACAAGCGAATCGAGTGGGAGCAGCAAGTAGAAGCGTATAGAAAAGAATGGAATCAAACGGAACATGCTTTGAGCGAGCTTGAGAAGAAGCTTTCCGGGACCAGAACGACTGAGGAAGAGTGGAAAGAATCAATTCAGCAAGCTGATGATGCCAGAATCGTTCGAGAAGAAGCCCTTTCTCTTTATGCAGCGTCGCGTCATCACCTTGAGGATGTGTCGAGAAGGCATGAACGCTATATGGAGCTTGAGCAGAAACGAAAGACAGCAAGCGATGAATTAGAGAAGCTAGGTAAGCTCCAAACAGTTTTCCGGGGAAATAGTTTTGTTGAGTTTATTGCATCCGAACAGCTTGAGCAGGTGAGCCTAAATGCGTCACAGAAACTTGGTGATTTAACATCCCAACGATATGCTATTGAAGTGGATTCGAGCGGAGGCTTTCTCATTCGAGATGATGCCAATGGTGGTGTAAGGAGACCGGTCTCAACGCTTTCGGGAGGGGAAACGTTCCTTACCTCCCTTGCATTAGCACTTGCCCTATCTGGACAAATCCAGCTACGCGGGGCGCATCCCCTGCAATTCTTCTTCCTTGATGAAGGATTTGGAACACTTGATGAATCACTTCTTGATACGGTCATCACCTCTCTTGAGAAACTTCAAAACGAAAGTTTATCAGTTGGAGTGATTAGTCACGTACCTGAACTTAGGGCAAGATTACCACGTAAGGTCATTGTTTCTCCTTCAGAGCCATCGGGTCGAGGCAGTCGAATCGAAATGGAATCACTATAA
- the addA gene encoding helicase-exonuclease AddAB subunit AddA: MANLMSKPEGSRWTDEQWEAIAARNQDVLVAAAAGSGKTAVLVERIIRRLADEQDPAEVDRILVVTFTNAAAAEMRHRIGEALEARLKEDPSSLYLRRQLSMLNRASISTLHSFCMEVLRRYYYEIDLDPAFRVADQTEAALLREEAMEELFEEHYSQEENEAFYDLVDRYSNDRSDVDLQQLVERLYHFSSSHPWPEQWLQDSVKQYEEANRENFDQLIWVKELMKDVVLQLEGMKEIQEKAIEIAAAPGGPEPYLETIESERDMVAGLLLAASDSWQALKDVFETISFARLKPCKGDQYDGEMIETVKGMRDKVKKTVQGLKEDLFQREPADYVEDLVKLAPVLGTLSSLVNEFRERYTMLKKEKSLVDYSDLEHYCLWILLDASSTPGNPIPSSAAREYQTQFAEVLIDEYQDTNSVQETILNAICRSSEAGGNRFMVGDVKQSIYRFRLAEPGLFLSKYKAFGRSSDEPSKRIDLARNFRSREEVLHGTNFIFKQIMDERVGEIEYNKAAELIPGADYPRSESTFPEVHLIDRSADADGEDEDVEKVQLEARLIASKIKTMMGKSEAERAKVFDRDENRMRPVQYRDMVVLLRSTASWAPVILEELKQAGIPAYSDLASGYFEATEVTIMMSLLNVIDNPYQDIPLASVLRSPIIGLSEEELALIRINDKHSTYFSALKAYAQTESGRLSTKLNRFVENLNHWREQARQTSLSELIWQLYRETNYYEFVGGMPAGLQRQANLRALYDRARQYEATSFRGLFRFLRFIDRMKERGGDLGTARALGEQEDVVRVMTIHKSKGLEFPVVFIAGIAKQFNLRDMANQMLLHKELGLATKFIDPVNRISYPTLPYFTLQKRMKLEVLAEEMRVLYVALTRAKEKVIMVGTVNDWEKDLLAWKGAAAEEWLLSDYERARGKSYLNWIGPSIIRHRDLSSILEGETGVPFHDEVYNHDSRWSLTVHPASTFAEVEAEDVQKHREYEALLQKREMIPEVSPHKEEVEKRLNWKYEHLAASETRSKQSVTEVKRQREVFQDERSDNQLVKGFSQSLKERPRFLQSKKLTPAERGTAMHVVMQHLNLKQKHDLASIREVIAKLEEKELLTLEQAQAIDVGQVHQFTESILGEKMRNAKEIYKEVPFSLGVDSKWIYSDFKGENETVVLQGVIDCIIKDIDGELTLVDYKTDVIQDRFSSEDQAIQTMKRRYTTQLHLYEKAINEIWKMPCKEKVLYFFDGGRTLEVD, encoded by the coding sequence ATGGCGAATCTAATGAGTAAACCAGAGGGATCAAGATGGACGGATGAGCAGTGGGAAGCGATTGCGGCTCGAAATCAGGATGTTCTTGTTGCCGCCGCGGCTGGTTCAGGCAAAACGGCTGTGCTTGTGGAACGAATTATTCGAAGGCTTGCGGATGAGCAGGATCCAGCTGAAGTTGACCGAATTCTCGTTGTAACCTTTACAAACGCTGCAGCAGCTGAGATGAGGCACCGTATTGGTGAGGCGCTCGAAGCAAGGCTTAAAGAAGATCCTTCCTCCCTTTATTTAAGAAGGCAGCTATCGATGTTAAACAGAGCTTCCATTTCGACACTTCATTCTTTTTGTATGGAAGTCCTTCGCCGTTATTACTATGAAATTGACCTTGATCCTGCGTTTCGAGTCGCTGACCAAACGGAAGCAGCTCTCCTTCGAGAGGAAGCAATGGAGGAGCTGTTTGAAGAGCATTACAGTCAAGAAGAGAATGAAGCTTTCTATGATCTTGTCGATCGGTATAGTAATGATCGAAGCGATGTGGATCTCCAGCAGCTTGTTGAAAGACTTTATCACTTCTCGTCAAGCCATCCTTGGCCTGAACAATGGCTTCAGGATAGTGTGAAGCAGTACGAGGAAGCAAATAGAGAAAACTTTGATCAGCTGATCTGGGTAAAGGAGTTAATGAAAGATGTTGTTCTTCAGCTTGAAGGAATGAAAGAAATTCAGGAAAAAGCGATCGAAATCGCGGCGGCACCTGGTGGACCTGAACCTTATCTTGAGACGATCGAATCTGAACGAGACATGGTAGCTGGGCTTCTTCTTGCGGCTTCAGACTCCTGGCAAGCGTTAAAAGATGTCTTTGAGACTATTTCGTTTGCTCGATTGAAACCGTGTAAAGGCGATCAATATGACGGTGAAATGATTGAGACTGTAAAAGGCATGCGAGACAAAGTGAAGAAAACCGTTCAGGGGTTGAAAGAGGATCTTTTTCAACGGGAGCCGGCTGACTATGTAGAGGATCTTGTGAAACTGGCCCCCGTCCTCGGCACACTTTCTTCGCTTGTAAACGAATTTAGAGAGCGTTATACGATGTTAAAGAAAGAGAAGAGTCTAGTTGACTACAGCGACCTTGAGCATTACTGCCTCTGGATTTTATTAGACGCGTCTTCTACTCCTGGTAATCCGATTCCATCAAGCGCTGCACGTGAATACCAGACGCAATTTGCTGAAGTACTGATTGATGAATACCAGGATACGAATTCGGTTCAGGAAACGATTCTAAATGCGATTTGTCGGAGTTCTGAAGCAGGTGGAAACCGCTTTATGGTTGGCGACGTTAAGCAAAGCATCTATCGTTTTAGACTGGCAGAGCCTGGATTGTTTCTTTCAAAATACAAAGCGTTCGGACGATCTTCTGATGAGCCTTCAAAACGGATTGATCTTGCTCGTAATTTTCGGAGTCGGGAAGAAGTGTTACATGGAACGAACTTCATTTTTAAACAGATCATGGATGAGCGTGTTGGTGAAATTGAATATAATAAGGCGGCTGAATTAATCCCGGGCGCAGACTATCCTCGCTCTGAGTCAACTTTCCCGGAAGTTCATTTGATTGACCGGAGTGCTGACGCTGATGGTGAAGACGAAGACGTGGAAAAAGTTCAGCTTGAGGCACGTTTAATCGCATCCAAAATCAAAACAATGATGGGTAAAAGTGAAGCTGAACGGGCAAAAGTGTTTGATCGTGATGAGAATAGAATGAGACCTGTACAATATCGCGACATGGTCGTATTACTCCGTTCAACAGCAAGCTGGGCACCAGTTATTTTAGAGGAATTAAAGCAGGCTGGCATACCTGCATACTCTGATCTAGCATCAGGATATTTTGAAGCGACAGAAGTTACGATTATGATGAGTCTTTTGAACGTTATCGATAACCCATATCAGGATATCCCGCTCGCATCGGTCTTGCGCTCACCTATTATCGGGTTGTCAGAGGAAGAATTAGCACTTATACGAATCAATGATAAGCACTCGACTTACTTTTCTGCACTTAAAGCGTATGCCCAAACGGAGTCAGGTAGGCTATCTACTAAACTTAACCGGTTTGTTGAAAACTTGAACCACTGGCGTGAGCAGGCGCGACAGACGTCATTAAGCGAATTGATCTGGCAGCTCTATAGAGAGACAAACTATTATGAGTTCGTTGGTGGAATGCCGGCCGGGCTTCAACGGCAGGCGAACTTAAGAGCATTATATGATCGGGCAAGGCAGTACGAAGCGACGTCGTTTCGAGGACTGTTTCGCTTTCTCAGGTTTATTGACAGGATGAAAGAACGAGGAGGCGATCTTGGAACGGCAAGGGCTCTTGGGGAACAGGAAGATGTTGTTCGAGTCATGACGATTCATAAAAGTAAGGGACTCGAATTCCCAGTGGTCTTTATTGCTGGAATCGCAAAGCAATTCAACCTGAGAGATATGGCAAATCAAATGCTTCTCCATAAGGAGCTTGGACTTGCAACGAAGTTTATTGACCCCGTGAATCGAATCAGCTACCCTACACTACCTTACTTTACGCTGCAAAAGCGAATGAAGCTTGAAGTGCTTGCAGAAGAGATGCGAGTTCTTTACGTAGCTTTAACACGAGCAAAGGAAAAGGTAATCATGGTTGGCACAGTAAATGACTGGGAAAAAGACTTGTTAGCATGGAAGGGGGCCGCAGCTGAAGAATGGCTCCTTTCTGATTATGAACGTGCGCGAGGGAAATCCTATCTCAACTGGATTGGTCCATCGATCATCAGGCATCGTGATCTTTCATCCATTTTAGAAGGGGAAACTGGTGTTCCGTTCCATGATGAAGTATATAACCACGATTCAAGGTGGTCTCTCACCGTACACCCTGCTTCTACGTTTGCGGAAGTGGAAGCGGAAGATGTCCAGAAGCATCGAGAATATGAAGCGCTGCTTCAGAAGAGAGAAATGATCCCTGAAGTAAGCCCCCATAAAGAAGAGGTTGAGAAACGCTTAAATTGGAAGTACGAGCATCTTGCTGCGTCGGAAACAAGGTCCAAGCAATCGGTGACCGAAGTGAAGAGACAGCGAGAGGTTTTTCAGGATGAGCGTAGTGATAATCAGCTTGTTAAAGGTTTCAGTCAGTCGCTAAAAGAACGTCCTCGCTTTCTACAAAGCAAGAAACTAACACCTGCTGAGAGAGGAACAGCGATGCATGTCGTCATGCAGCATCTCAATCTAAAGCAAAAGCATGATTTAGCTTCGATTCGAGAAGTAATTGCAAAGCTTGAAGAGAAGGAGCTCTTAACTTTAGAACAGGCACAAGCCATTGATGTGGGTCAGGTTCATCAATTTACCGAATCAATTCTTGGCGAGAAAATGAGAAACGCTAAAGAGATTTATAAAGAAGTGCCGTTTAGCCTTGGAGTTGATTCCAAATGGATTTATTCTGATTTTAAAGGAGAGAATGAAACAGTCGTTTTACAGGGGGTAATTGATTGCATTATAAAAGATATAGATGGTGAACTCACCTTAGTGGATTACAAAACAGATGTAATTCAAGATCGTTTTTCATCAGAAGATCAGGCGATACAAACGATGAAACGTCGATATACGACACAGCTTCATTTATATGAAAAAGCAATTAATGAAATTTGGAAAATGCCATGTAAAGAAAAAGTTCTCTACTTTTTCGATGGTGGTCGAACGCTTGAAGTTGACTAA
- a CDS encoding efflux RND transporter periplasmic adaptor subunit: MKRKSLWISISAGLLLILFVTVNTLLIQRVLADDKKLETVTVKGETYQELVTFEGVLIPELEESYYYQSSRGEISDVLVTEGDEVSSGTSLFEYEEIERVDMSNLKAQLNKAETAVSVLEDQLDDLSMQSSRIESNSDLDDEQKLQLLLDVEEQVRDTEYKKRLAELDEKELERQIEEADTEQVDLSVDSSISGMVKEVNRTPDDGEPVATVLSNVLTVQGSVSELDYPTIAADQEVIVRSPAYPGQPVTGRITIVETRPYEVDEESGLSLYHFIVVMEGESEMASGTHVTIEAPLHQNENAPSVPEKSIIQKDKMSYVVVFEEKKLYLREIETGRVEDGMVEILSGLELKEKILSDPKEAFTELLSEKGDIEEPEELDPGKG, from the coding sequence GTGAAACGTAAGTCACTCTGGATTAGTATCAGCGCTGGTCTGCTTCTTATCCTTTTTGTAACGGTTAACACGCTCCTTATTCAGCGGGTATTAGCAGATGATAAGAAGCTTGAGACAGTTACTGTTAAAGGAGAAACCTATCAGGAGCTTGTCACTTTTGAAGGTGTTCTTATTCCTGAATTAGAGGAGTCCTACTATTATCAATCATCACGCGGTGAAATTTCTGACGTTCTTGTAACTGAAGGGGATGAAGTCTCGTCTGGAACCTCCCTCTTTGAATATGAAGAGATAGAGCGAGTGGATATGTCTAATCTCAAAGCTCAGTTGAACAAAGCTGAGACTGCAGTCTCTGTGCTCGAAGATCAGCTTGACGATCTTTCGATGCAGTCTTCACGTATTGAGTCCAATTCAGATCTTGATGATGAGCAGAAACTTCAGTTACTGCTTGATGTGGAAGAACAGGTGAGAGATACAGAATATAAGAAGAGATTGGCAGAGCTTGATGAGAAAGAACTTGAACGTCAGATAGAAGAAGCGGATACGGAGCAAGTTGATCTTTCTGTTGATTCCTCGATTAGTGGTATGGTGAAAGAAGTTAACCGTACACCTGATGATGGAGAACCGGTTGCAACTGTATTGTCAAATGTGCTTACGGTACAGGGATCCGTTTCCGAATTGGATTATCCAACGATCGCTGCTGATCAAGAAGTCATTGTTCGCTCACCAGCTTATCCCGGTCAACCTGTTACGGGAAGAATAACCATAGTTGAGACTCGTCCATATGAAGTAGATGAAGAATCAGGACTTAGTCTCTATCATTTTATTGTGGTGATGGAAGGGGAGTCAGAAATGGCTTCTGGTACTCATGTAACGATTGAAGCACCACTTCATCAAAACGAAAATGCCCCATCAGTACCAGAAAAAAGTATTATCCAAAAAGATAAGATGAGCTATGTTGTCGTATTTGAGGAAAAGAAGCTATACCTCAGAGAGATTGAAACAGGACGAGTGGAGGATGGTATGGTAGAAATTCTCTCCGGTCTTGAGCTAAAAGAAAAAATATTATCAGATCCGAAAGAAGCGTTTACTGAACTCCTTTCTGAGAAAGGCGATATAGAAGAACCTGAAGAGCTTGATCCAGGTAAAGGATAA